The window GCTTGTATCCAATTGCTTATCAATTTATTTGTTGTTAAACCTCTCCAAAAGCAAAGCAGCACAATTCGAGAAAACACCAAGCAAATGACCATGACTTTTTCTGACATCCTTGAAAACAACATGAGCATACGTATATATTGCTCCCAAAATTTCTATATGAAAATAAGCAGTCAAATGAGTCAAAGATTGTATCAATCAAAAATAAAGCTCCATAGGATTAATGCCGTTATATTAGGTATAAATGTCTGCTTTGGTTTGCTTGGTTATATATTGGTATTGATTTTAGGTAGCCTACTAATAAGTGCTAATAAATTGACAATTCCTGATTTATTGTTTGTCACACAGATGAGACTAATGATGGTCCAAGGCATACTTAAATTAGGTCATTACACCGTACACATGCAACCAGCTATAACAGGTATGAAAAAGATTATGTCTTTTATGGATGAGGCTATTGAAGAAAACATATGATTTAAAGTATAATAATGCTAAGGGGGAATGGAACGTGGATGTGCATTTTAAAATAGGTGAAATAGCGGATATGTATAATACCTCAATTAGAGCTTTACGGCTGTATGATAAGATGGATTTATTTAAACCTGAATACACAGACGAACAAACAGGCTACAGATACTATACGATAGACCAGTTTCCAGTTTTAAATACCATTCTTGTATTTAAGTCTATTGGTATTCGATTGATTGATATTAAAAAACTCATGGAAAACGGCATTGATCCTGATGAACTTATTCATCTATTACAGCAAAAACAAGCCTATTGGGAAAATCAAATCGAGATTGCAAAGTACAATCTGGAGAGCATTGAAAACATCCAATCAGCAGTAGGCTTAAAGTGCGAAGCATCAGATGATACACCTGATGCTTACAAAATGTCTAAACTTGTTTGTTTGGAAAATTTGAAGGTGAGTCATCTTCTGTCCGAAGTTCTCTGGTTGTGATTATCGTTCATAACACTTTATACCATTTATTTTCTTAATGGGACTTTTAATGGGGTCATTGACTTGATGAACAGCTTGTAGGATACCTTCTTTATAGTAATGCCATTCATCATCGTCTAGCTCAAGTATAACATCTTCTATAATATAAGGTCCATATTTAAACTGCCCCATTACAGCTCCTTTAAATTCTCCATTTACTAGGATATATTGTAAGGTCTTAAATTGTTCACTTTTAAAGTGTTCTTTTAACCAATGCTCATTGGCTTTCACAAGAAAATCATTCCGATGAAGGACATAGATACTCTCTTCCATATAAAAATCCGTGTTGTTTACAACCACCTCATCGGTCTTCAACATGTATTGATCATCATATGGCAT is drawn from Vallitalea pronyensis and contains these coding sequences:
- a CDS encoding MerR family transcriptional regulator, with the protein product MKKTYDLKYNNAKGEWNVDVHFKIGEIADMYNTSIRALRLYDKMDLFKPEYTDEQTGYRYYTIDQFPVLNTILVFKSIGIRLIDIKKLMENGIDPDELIHLLQQKQAYWENQIEIAKYNLESIENIQSAVGLKCEASDDTPDAYKMSKLVCLENLKVSHLLSEVLWL